The following are encoded together in the Acanthochromis polyacanthus isolate Apoly-LR-REF ecotype Palm Island chromosome 14, KAUST_Apoly_ChrSc, whole genome shotgun sequence genome:
- the LOC110945399 gene encoding olfactory receptor 11A1-like — MDDDLNVTHIKLGGFVEMDKYRYVYFLTMFAVYILIICCNSTIVFLIWIHKNLHEPMYVFIAALLLNCVLYSTTVYPKLLTDFLSKEQIISYPECLFQFFAFYTLGGSEFLLLSAMAYDRYVSICKPLQYPTIMTKNAVTVFLVLCWIVPASHMAVLTILSAKAKLCNFNLNSVFCNNAIYRLQCAASRIISIFGVVGLFDLVILPLLFIVFTYARILVISYRSCKEVRKKAAETCLPHLLVLISFSFLIVYEVSIARVNADFSKTARLIMMLQIVLYHPLFNPFIYGLKMKEIFQHLKMLFCKAQNIKTDF; from the coding sequence ATGGATGATGACTTAAATGTTACTCATATAAAACTTGGTGGGTTTGTGGAAATGGACAAATAcagatatgtttattttttaactatGTTTGCAGTATATATTCTGATAATCTGCTGTAATTCTACTATCGTCTTCCTGATCTGGATTCACAAGAACCTCCATGAGCCCATGTATGTTTTCATTGCAGCTTTGCTACTGAACTGTGTCCTTTACAGCACGACGGTTTACCCAAAGCTTCTGACTGATTTCTTATCTAAAGAACAGATCATTTCATATCCTGAATGTCTCTTtcagttttttgcattttacactTTAGGTGGTTCTGAATTCTTGCTCTTATCAGCTATGGCCTATGACAGATATGTGTCTATATGCAAACCTCTGCAGTATCCAACtatcatgacaaaaaatgctgtgactgtTTTCCTGGTTTTGTGTTGGATTGTACCTGCCTCTCACATGGCAGTCCTAACCATACTGAGCGCTAAAGCAAAACTGTGTAACTTCAATTTAAATTCCGTGTTTTGTAACAATGCAATCTACAGACTTCAATGTGCTGCCTCAAGAATAATTAGTATTTTTGGTGTGGTTGGTTTATTTGATCTTGTAATACTTCCTCTGCTCTTCATAGTCTTTACATATGCAAGAATACTTGTAATATCCTATCGAAGCTGTaaagaagtcagaaaaaaagctgctgagACCTGTTTGCCTCACCTGCTGGTATTAATCAGCTTCTCCTTTTTGATTGTATACGAAGTGAGCATAGCTCGAGTGAATGCTGATTTTTCAAAAACTGCACGTTTGATAATGATGCTACAAATAGTTCTGTATCATCCTCTGTTTAATCCGTTTATATACGGactcaaaatgaaagaaatttttCAACAcctcaaaatgctgttttgcAAAGCCCAAAACATCAAGACTGATTTCTAA
- the LOC110972567 gene encoding olfactory receptor 11A1-like encodes MDDKFNTTYITFDGYVQIHKYRYLYFILMVTLYVLIICTNSTIVYLIWIHQNLHEPMYIFIAALSMNSVLFSNVIYPKIFVDVLSERQIIPYSACLFQWFLCYSLGLSDVSILAVMAYDRYVSICKPLQHPLIMKKSTVTVLLLSAWLVPACHMLVIIALSADRKLCSFSLNGIYCNNSVFKLQCVSSRVLSVFGVVTLMNGVIFPLLYILFTYAKIIKVTYKSRGDVRKKAAETCIPHLLILISCTSLAVYETTIARVESDFSKTARLSLQAALYQPLINPIIYGLKMKEIFKHIKKMFCSVKVK; translated from the coding sequence ATGGATGATAAGTTTAATACAACATATATAACCTTTGATGGTTATGTACAAATTCACAAATACAGGTATCTCTATTTTATACTGATGGTtacactttatgttttaatAATCTGCACTAATTCCACTATTGTGTACCTGATCTGGATTCACCAAAACCTTCATGAGCCGATGTACATTTTCATTGCAGCTTTGTCAATGAATTCTGTTTTATTCAGCAATGTCATTTACCCAAAAAtctttgttgatgttttgtcAGAGAGACAGATCATACCTTACTCAGCTTGTCtgtttcagtggtttttatgCTATTCTTTAGGTCTTTCAGATGTCTCAATATTGGCAGTGATGGCCTATGACAGATATGTGTCTATATGCAAACCTCTACAACATCCACTTATCATGAAGAAATCCACCGTCACTGTTTTACTGCTTTCAGCTTGGCTTGTGCCTGCTTGTCACATGCTGGTTATAATAGCGCTGAGTGCAGACAGAAAACTCTGTAGCTTCAGTCTGAATGGCATTTATTGCAATAATTCAGTTTTCAAACTTCAATGTGTGAGTTCAAGAGTGCTGTCTGTGTTTGGTGTGGTTACTTTGATGAATGGGGTCATTTTTCCTCTTCTCTACATACTTTTCACTTACGCAAAGATAATTAAAGTAACCTACAAAAGCAGGGGAGATGTCAGGAAAAAGGCTGCAGAGACTTGTATTCCTCACCTGCTGATTTTAATCAGCTGCACTTCTCTGGCTGTATATGAGACCACCATAGCGAGAGTGGAATCAGATTTTTCAAAAACGGCACGTTTGAGTTTACAAGCTGCTTTGTATCAGCCTCTAATCAATCCAATTATATATGgactaaaaatgaaagaaatctttaaacataTCAAGAAGATGTTCTGCTCTGTTAAAGtgaaataa
- the LOC110972111 gene encoding olfactory receptor 4D6-like, whose amino-acid sequence MDDKFNTTYITFDGYVQIQKYRYLYFLMTLTVYVLIICSNSTIVYLIWIHQNLHEPMYIFIAALSVNSFLFSTAIYPKLFIDVLSKKQVISYAACLFQYLMYYALGGSDFLLLAAMAYDRYVSICKPLQYITVMKKRTIVFFLFYAWFLPGCHIGGALALALGGKKQLCSFTLKGIFCNNLIQKLHCVTSIAVPIYGVFVFLNIVILPVLFILFSYTKILTVSYRSSGDVRRKAVETCLPHLIVLISFSCLCAFDFIMAEVKYDFPKTVRLIMNLQVVVYSPLFNPIIYGVKLKEISKHIKKMFYNVSLS is encoded by the coding sequence ATGGATGATAAGTTCAATACAACATATATAACCTTTGATGGTTATGTACAAattcaaaaatacagatatcTCTATTTTTTAATGACATTGACGGTATATGTTTTAATAATCTGCAGTAACTCGACTATTGTGTACCTGATCTGGATTCACCAAAACCTCCATGAGCCAATGTACATTTTCATTGCAGCTCTGTCAGTGAACTCTTTTCTTTTCAGCACTGCAATTTACCCGAAactttttattgatgttttatcAAAGAAACAGGTCATATCCTATGCAGCTTGTCTGTTTCAGTATTTGATGTATTATGCATTGGGTGGTTCAGATTTCTTACTGTTAGCAGCCATGGCTTATGACAGATATGTTTCTATATGTAAACCATTGCAATATATAACtgtaatgaaaaaaagaaccattgttttttttctgttttatgcaTGGTTTCTGCCTGGCTGTCACATCGGAGGGGCACTGGCACTGGCACTAGGTGGCAAAAAGCAACTCTGTAGCTTTACTTTGAAAGGAATTTTCTGCAATAATTTAATCCAGAAACTTCACTGTGTGACCTCCATAGCGGTACCAATATAtggtgtctttgtgtttctcaACATTGTCATACTCCCTGTGCTTTTCATACTTTTTTCATACACAAAGATACTTACAGTGTCATACCGAAGCAGTGGAGATGTCAGGAGAAAAGCTGTCGAGACCTGTTTACCGCACCTGattgttttaatcagtttctcttgtttgtgtgcatttgatTTCATTATGGCTGAAGTGAAATATGATTTTCCAAAAACTGTGAGATTAATTATGAATTTACAAGTGGTTGTGTATAGTCCTCTGTTTAATCCAATTATATATGGAGTCAAACTGAAAGAAATCTCTAAACACATAAAGAAGATGTTCTATAACGTCAGTTTAAGCTAA